TTTGTGCACTGCggttgaccatggcccataggaTTGGGGCgcactggttaaaagtagtgcactaaaatgGGAATAGGTGCCCATTTGGTGTAACGTCCGTCGTtcaaggtagaccaaggcgcagcgtgagttgagttcataatcttttattttaaaggtgaaccagcaaaaaacaTAAACAACACAATGAACAAAAGACAAAAGCTTCAAAATAGCTTCAAAATACATGCAAccaaacaaagacaagatcccacaactgactgtggggaaaaagggctgcctaagtatgattcccaatcagagacaacgatagacagctgcctctgattggaaaccatactgggccaatcaaaggaaaaaccaacatagaattacaacacatagaatgcccacccatgtcacaccctgacctaaccaaacagagaaaaaccgtctctctcaggtcagggcgtgacatttgggatgtagccacaAGAGGCTATGCCCTAATTGATCCGAGGACAGTGAATGCTGTGGGACCGAGGCAAGCCTGGACGAGGCTCCAGATATGgagatatttttatttattagcCAGTTTAAAATAGATATTGATGTTCTGTCAGTGATGGTGCACCATTTTGATTGTTCAATTATGAATAAATGTATtggaaaatgtgtgtgtttggCGGTACCTGTTATTTTTCCCTCCATAAATTGTCTGTCAGACAcgcagtagggagagagagatctgcCTCTCTGTTCCGTTGTAGAAATCCACAGTGTATTCCAAGAGGACAGATGAGAAAGCCGTTGAGGGTGTGTCCCCAAAATGGCACCATGTTCCCTTATCTGGCTACCCATCCTCATCACATCGGTTCTTCTGCATGATGAGTCTGGATTTGCCTCCCTCCCTGATGATTTTCTGGAATGTGAACACATTCTGaccattctgattggtcccagaaaacTAATGGGTTGGGCAAAAGGCGGCCCTACATGATATCAACTTTGATACTCTGACTGGTTAGAgacgatccaatcgctgatgaacGCCCCTCATTTTGAAGTCCCACAAACGACTTCTAGGGTGGCAGTTTCAGACTGTATGTCATGAACGATAGAGCAGAGGAGTTAAATTGAGGGTGAGTCATCAGGAACCATATTTCCTACATAGCACACTACCTTTGACCATAGCCCAATAGGAATAGGTCACCATTTGGGACACGTTTTAGGTTTGGTTAAGATATGAAGACAACCAGTTTTCTGTCCACGAGAGAGATTAAATGAAAGTCAGCTCTACTTCATCTATTTATCTCCCTGTTTTCATTATAATAAATGGCCTAGTGCATGGGGTAATAAGCAAGGGCAGACAGACAAAGTAGAGAGTTGTTTTTCTGTGGTACTGCTAATGGCTTAGTCTGGAGAGGTGCTTGTCCACGTCTGACTGTCCCTGGGCCAGGCTAACTGCCGCTCCAGTGTTCCACTTTATCACTGATTGGAACCAAGCAGCAAAACAGATCTGCCCGGCAACAGTTCAATGTTTATTAAACAACTTAACTACACAATGTTCTAGAAGCCTTTTCGGGCCAATCAGTCATTTCCCCACCATAAGCTGGACACGGTCACTGGAATCCCACTTGTACAATACAATGGATTGTGTTGTGTATTGTATGCTGGGTTGTAATGTGCTACATTGaacactaccctctgttgtgtGAATCCAGTACTGCAACTAGGGACAACAGTGAAGGGCCTCTCAATGATTCATAtgccccaaatggccccctatatTCCTGGGTAATgttcatgatgctgttgaccttaacaagggccccaggaccagtggaagcgaAATAGCCCcacaacatcaaagatccaccaccatattttacagtaggtatgggtatTATTTTCTGCAGATCGTCGCTGTGATAAACCTTGTAACAAACATTTtgccaatacatttttttaaattcttttttttacatgtattgaaAGCAGTAACTCCCCTCAATGTACTCTGAACATGTAATGACTCCAGGACCAAgaacattcattcaaaatagcttcTGATGTTTCAAGATTGTATGTTCATTAAAGGAAAAATATGGCAGTTTCCTGAGAACCTCTTATCTCCAAAACAGAGAATTTTTCATCAGACTGCAACTATATGTATCTCTCTTTCGACACAatacccaccactggtgtgtgtggccaaagagctttattttcatgtcatctgaccatagcacctcCTGGAGTTTGATAActggcattggcacttggattggagcCGGTGGTATGTTCATATGACATGAACATAGAGCTCTCTGGCCACGcccaccagtggtgggtttggtgttgaaaaacagaagcttatgcagaaaagtacctcatacctACAGTAAATTATGGTGGTGGATCTGTGATGTTATGGCGCTATttagcttccactggtcctggggccctttaAGGTCAACGACATCGAACTTTACCAAGTAGCAGGACATTTTAGCCCAAAATGTtttttgcctctgccaggaggctgacagTTGGCCACAAGTAGATCTTCCAGCAAGATAACCCCAAGCAAGCattcatcaaaatccacaaagaaatggttagcctaattgaccacaaaatcaacattttgcaatggccatctcagtctctggaattgaaccccattgaaaacctgtggtttgacttaaagagggcagtccataagcacagacaaggggtatcaaggatctggaaagataaTGTGtgaaggaatggtctaagattccTCCCAATGTGTTTTACAATCtcacaaaacattttagaaaaagtctcccataagtgttcatttgggttgagatctggtgactgagacggccatggcatatggcttacatcgttttcatgctcatcataTTATTTAGTGACCACTCGTGCCATGTGGATGTGGGCATTGTCATCcaatgggggcatagccatggtagtaAAATAATGacctgagtgacagagtgagggttTTGCATAGGCGCTTTGAGTTTTTGTTGTGGGACTAGAAAAAATGTTCGGAATATATAAGAACTTcattaaccggttcccatgcttttaaaaataatggttctgttcccCGGAACAGTATGGATCACTTTCGTTCCAGGTTTTATTTCTGTTCCTAGAAAAAcgttctgttccctgaacaggttccaacccctggtgttaattgcttaattaactcaggaaccccacctgtgtggaagcacctgctttcaatatacattgaatccctcatttactcaagtgtttccataggAGAATTGGTTTAAGCTTAGGAAAATGCTAAAATTGTCACAGACACGACTcaaactttttttttactttatctGTACTTCATCTACCCACAACTGCAGGATGGGAGTCTGGTTCACTGGAAGTTAAAAGGTTTGCTGACTGTCACTGATTCATAATGTCCCAAATACCCCCGATCTAATCCCTTTATAATCCACTACTTGTAACCAGGGCCCTGGGCAAAACTCTCTAAAATCAGGAGTCAAATCGATGTCTTCTTTCCAACAACTCACAATGTTCATACTAGATTTAACACAAGTCATTGTGTTTGCTCAACCGGGGGGGGACTCTTGAGTGACAACCTGTAATTCTGTTGAAATTGGTGATCAAATCGCTAGTTCCAGGGAGACGGGGCCTGGAAGGCttatatggaccagtgtggtGGTACAGGCTCGGGAAGGCTGAGGttatatggaccagtgtggtggtacaggctgggaaggctgagggttatatggaccagtgtggtAGGTACAGACTGGGAAGGCTGAGGGttatatggaccagtgtggtGGTACAGGCTGGGAAGGCTGCGCGttatatggaccagtgtggtaggtacaggctgggaaggctgagggttatatggaccagtgtggtaggtacaggctgggaaggctgagggttatatggaccagtgtggtggtacaggctgggaaggctgagggttatatggaccagtgtggtggtacaggctgggaaggctgagggttatatggaccagtgtggtggtacaggctgggaaggctgagggttatatggaccagtgtggtAGGTACAGACTGGGAAGGCTGAGGGttatatggaccagtgtggtGGTACAGGCTGGGAAGGCTGCGCGttatatggaccagtgtggtaggtacaggctgggaaggcttagggttatatggaccagtgtggtaggtacaggctgggaaggctgagggttatatggaccagtgtggtggtacaggctgggaaggctgagggttatatggaccagtgtggtaggtacaggctgggaaggctgagggttatatggaccagtgtggtggtacaggctgggaaggctgagggttatatggaccagtgtggtGATACAGACTGGAAAGGCTGAGGGttatatggaccagtgtggtggtacaggctgggaaggctgagggttatatggaccagtgtggtggtacagactgggaaggctgagggttatatggaccagtgtggtggtacagcctgggaaggctgagggttatatggaccagtgtggtAGGTACAGACTGGGAAGGCTGAGGGttatatggaccagtgtggtaggtacaggctgggaaggctgagggttatatggaccagtgtggtGGTACAGACTGGGAAGGCTGAGGttatatggaccagtgtggtggtacaggctgggaaggctgagggttatatggaccagtgtggtggtacaggctgggaaggctgagggttatatggaccagtgtggtggtacaggctgggaaggctgagggttatatggaccagtgtggtggtacaggctgggaaggctgagggttatatggaccagtgtggtggtacaggctgggaaggctgagggttatatggaccagtgtggtggtacaggctgggaaggctgagggttatatggaccagtgtggtggtacaggctgggaaggctgagggttatatggaccagtgtggtggtacaggctgggaaggctgagggttatatggaccagtgtggtggtacaggctgggaaggctgagggttatatggaccagtgtggtggtacaggctgggaaggctgagggttatatggaccagtgtggtggtacaggctgggaaggctgagggttatatggaccagtgtggtaggtacaggctgggaaggctgagggttatatggaccagtgtggtaggtacaggctgggaaggctgagggttatatggaccagtgtggtAGGTACAGACTGGGAAGGCTGAGGGttatatggaccagtgtggtAGGTACAGACTGGGAAGGCTGAGGGttatatggaccagtgtggtggtacagactgggaaggctgagggttatatggaccagtgtggtggtacaggctgggaaggctgaggggttatatggaccagtgtggtggtacaggctgggaaggctgagggttatatggaccagtgtggtggtacaggctgggaaggctgagggttatatggaccagtgtggtaggtacaggctgggaaggctgagggttatatggaccagtgtggtggtacagactgggaaggctgagggttatatggaccagtgtggtAGGTACAGACTGGGAAGGCTGAGGGttatatggaccagtgtggtAGGTACAGACTGGGAAGGCTGAGGGttatatggaccagtgtggtAGGTACAGGATGGGAAGGCTGAGGGTTATATGGACCAGACATTTAGTGGGTGCTAGAATAAAAGCTGTGTACGGTACTCACGCCTGGCAGCATGACATGTCCCCGTTGGTTTGACAATAGCAGTTCATGCAATCACTGGTCCTCCAGCGGGACCCAATATCATGCCACGTCCCATCCTTGTCGTAAAGACACTGCCTTATGCCTAGACaagaaaacaataaaaaaatacatatttgttgTGATGTCATGCCATGTCCAAGAAACATCAGTGCATAACAATATGAAATGAGGTTAAAGGTCAGGTGGAGGACCACTGAAATAAAACCCTAAAATCACATCATTAATATTGCTATACGAGGGGTCCTTTTTTTGGTTATTAAATATACAGGTGTtttgtgtacttgtgtgtgtacttgtgtgtgtactgtgtgtgtacttgtgggTATGTGGGTAGGTGTTAGCAGCTGGTTATCTTTGTCCTTTACCTGGTTCTGCTGGTTTAAACCAGCAGCCAGCATGGAAAAGTGGCAGCAGTACACACAGGATTACAGCTACAG
The sequence above is drawn from the Salmo salar chromosome ssa05, Ssal_v3.1, whole genome shotgun sequence genome and encodes:
- the msmbl gene encoding beta-microseminoprotein-like, with product MSLAVAVILCVLLPLFHAGCWFKPAEPGIRQCLYDKDGTWHDIGSRWRTSDCMNCYCQTNGDMSCCQA